The Pseudanabaena sp. ABRG5-3 genome includes the window GGGTGTACTTATCCTGCTAGAGGCTATTCTGTCTGCTGATAATGCGATCGCTCTTGCCGCGATCGTGCGAAGTTTACCAGATCCACAGCAAGAGAAATGGGCGCTCCGCTATGGTCTAATTGGCGCATTTATTTTGCGGGTTATCTTGATTTTCACTGCAACATGGGTAATTAAATATTGGCAATTTGAATTAGCAGGTTCACTATATTTACTCTGGTTAGCTGGCAAGTTCTTTTTAGAAAAATCGCAAGAAGGACATGACGCTAAGCATCCTGTGCGGATGGCAGATAAATTATGGCAAGTTGTAGCATTGGTATCACTAACGGATTTAGCATTTTCTCTCGATAGTGTGACTGCGGCAGTTGCCGTCGCGGAGGAAACTTGGCTAGTACTGATTGGTGGTGTAGCGGGGATTATCTCATTACGCTTTTTAGCAGGGCTTTTTATCAAGTGGCTAGAAGAGTTTACTCACCTTGAATCGGCGGGGTATTTGATTGTGTTGCTAGTAGGATTGCGCCTATTTATTAAAGTGTTTTCCGATAGCTTAGTTCCACCTGAATGGTTGATGCTGTCGTTAATTGGAGCAGTTTTTCTTTGGGGATTCTCGAAGCGTGAACCCATCAACGAAACTTAAGCGATTATAGAACAAACTAAATAAGTATCTCAGCATAGTTATCAACGAAACCCATATTTCTGTACCGCCCGCTACGCGGGCGGTACAGAAATATGGGTTTTTGATGCTTGACTACTTAGTCACTAGACATTTAAAGAGAGTGCGCTTAGCACATCTCTCCTGAAAATATTAATAAAGAGGAGCGCTTAGCGTCTCTCTCTTTTGTTTACAATGATCAATACCAAGAAGGAAAAAGTAGCAAAATGTTTGAATATCCTGAAGACCTAAAATATACCAACTCCCACGAATATATTCGCCTAGAGAATAATATCGCCACCGTGGGGATTACAGCTTTTGCGATCGATCAGCTAGGTGATATTGTCTTTCTTGATCTTCCTGAAGCAGGGACAAAGGTGGAGAAAGGACAAACCTTCGGCACAATTGAATCGGTGAAAGCTGTAGAAGATATCTATTCACCTGTGACAGGGACTGTTGTTGAAGCCAATACTACTCTAATTGATAAACCTGAAAATATTGCTACCGATCCCTATGGTGCGTCATGGCTACTCAAGGTAAGCATTGAAGACGAAAGCGAACTTAACGATACTCTTTCTGCCAGTGCATATTCTGAAAAAGTAGAAGGGAAGTAATTAAAAAGAGCGCTAAGCGCTCTTTTTTACTCTTTGGTTTGTGGCAAGCGTGGTGGCAACTCAACTGTAAAGGTGGAACCCTGATCAACTGCACTTTCTAAGTAGATTGTGCCACCCATCAACAGAACAAGCTGTTCTGTAATTGCTAAACCGAGCCCCGTACCACCATGCTTGCGTGTAGAAGATTGATCAACTTGGCGAAATTGCTCAAAAATAGTACGCTGAAACTCAGGCTCAATGCCAATACCTGTATCACGAACTGAAATCAAAATATTTGATGTTGCAAAGGGTGATAATTGAGCATCTTCACTAGTCAAATTATTTGGATCTACAACCGTTTCTGAAGATAGAATTTCGGGTGCTTGGGATGAAGTTTCTGCATATTTTAACTCCACACAAACTTCGCCACTGTCTGTAAACTTAATCGCATTAGAAACTAAATTAGTAATCACCTGCTTAATCCGAATTGAGTCGTGGTAGATCGCACAAGTGCCAATGTGGTTTTCAAACACAAAATTTAGGGATTTACTACCAGCTAAAGGTTGCAGACTTTCACAGGTATGGTGGATTAGTTCATCTAGGTTAAAGAACTCAGGATGCGCTTCCATTTTCCCTGCCTCGATTTTTGATAGATCGAGAATGTCATTAATCAAATCTAGTAAATTTTTACCATTACGCAGAATCCGCTCTACCATGTCCACTTGGCTAGAGGAAAGGGCATCACGACGCTGACGCAGCAATACTTGCGAGAAGCCAATAATTGCATTCATTGGGGTTCGCAATTCATGACTCATATTCGCAAGAAACTGGCTCTTGAGTTGAGTCGCCTCTAGTAATTGAGCATTCTGTGCTTCGATTTGATTAATTAATTGAGCATTACCGATCGCGATCGCCGCCTGCACACCAAAGGAAGCCAACAGATTTAAATCTTCGCGAGAACTCGCTCTTTCTAAACGACTATGCCCGATCGCCAAAACCCCTAAGCGCCCAGAACGACTGGACTCGATTGGCACACACAAAGCACTTTTGACAGGGAGTGATTCCACTAAATGTGATTCGCCTACCTTGATTTCAATAGGAATACCTTCTTTAAACACCTGTGCAATCAGATTTTGAGCATCTAACGCAAAGGAGGCTTGTAGAGGGAAATCATCAGGTAATCCTTTCGCCGCCGATAAAATTAGTCGGTTCTCTTTGGGATTATAAAGAGCAATTACACAAATCTCGGCCCACATAATCGCGTCGCAAGTCGCTTCCACTACCGATTCCAAGAGAACATTCAGATCCTGTAACTGTTGGTTAATTAAGTTAGTGAGCCGTTGCAAAATGCTCATCCGCTTTTGCTGCTCGATCATGATCTTGTTCGTTTCTTGCATGACCTTGTCGCGATAACGCTGCTCGGTGACATCCCGCAAAATCATTACACTACCAATCAGTTCCGATTCAGTCCCTACCAGTGGTGCAGCCTTGGTACTCAGGATGATTTCATTACCTTCAGGGGGGCGCAAAACCACTTGATCTTCCACCACTTCGCCTGTAGACATTGCCCGAAATACAACGAGATTGGCTAAATCAACAGGTTCGCCATCCTGATGCCTAATGTCAAATTGCTTGACAATCTCTTCCATCGATTTAGCAATGACAGGCGATGCAGGTATACCATCATTGACAGCATTAAAACTGAGGATTTTGCGCCCTGCGGAGTTGATTTTGAGAATCCGTCCCGCAGGATCGCTAAGTAACACACCATCGGCAAGCTGCTCGAAAACAGTAGTCAGTTCTTCTCGTTGACGAGCGATCGTTTCAATACTTTGGGCATTGCTAATGGCTGTGGCAAGACGGC containing:
- a CDS encoding TerC family protein; its protein translation is MFEQFLDTNALSFRVEYIPILGVLILLEAILSADNAIALAAIVRSLPDPQQEKWALRYGLIGAFILRVILIFTATWVIKYWQFELAGSLYLLWLAGKFFLEKSQEGHDAKHPVRMADKLWQVVALVSLTDLAFSLDSVTAAVAVAEETWLVLIGGVAGIISLRFLAGLFIKWLEEFTHLESAGYLIVLLVGLRLFIKVFSDSLVPPEWLMLSLIGAVFLWGFSKREPINET
- the gcvH gene encoding glycine cleavage system protein GcvH, encoding MFEYPEDLKYTNSHEYIRLENNIATVGITAFAIDQLGDIVFLDLPEAGTKVEKGQTFGTIESVKAVEDIYSPVTGTVVEANTTLIDKPENIATDPYGASWLLKVSIEDESELNDTLSASAYSEKVEGK
- a CDS encoding ATP-binding protein → MTNANLPRRESLVNRLIFGLTTSTSLLATATLILLLHIQQGTPELEAFTTWLAIVVLSTGLGSGLFVAISIIRSIQPPLTELAEAAEEISLGNLSARSQLNRSDEIGEFAKVFNRMAAQMETKTATLEARDIQFALQSLDRVLVNTTDQYKLIKASLEEICKLTGAQLGSIYLWENSNSRPEGCLVLAAEWGYKTSQALTEINLGEGIVGQSGQLQEAIIWEGDRLKGQNLVYRTPVGDLLPQSLSAYPLMLRSSLVGVLFLGSLTPLSDRGRNILQSIGRRLATAISNAQSIETIARQREELTTVFEQLADGVLLSDPAGRILKINSAGRKILSFNAVNDGIPASPVIAKSMEEIVKQFDIRHQDGEPVDLANLVVFRAMSTGEVVEDQVVLRPPEGNEIILSTKAAPLVGTESELIGSVMILRDVTEQRYRDKVMQETNKIMIEQQKRMSILQRLTNLINQQLQDLNVLLESVVEATCDAIMWAEICVIALYNPKENRLILSAAKGLPDDFPLQASFALDAQNLIAQVFKEGIPIEIKVGESHLVESLPVKSALCVPIESSRSGRLGVLAIGHSRLERASSREDLNLLASFGVQAAIAIGNAQLINQIEAQNAQLLEATQLKSQFLANMSHELRTPMNAIIGFSQVLLRQRRDALSSSQVDMVERILRNGKNLLDLINDILDLSKIEAGKMEAHPEFFNLDELIHHTCESLQPLAGSKSLNFVFENHIGTCAIYHDSIRIKQVITNLVSNAIKFTDSGEVCVELKYAETSSQAPEILSSETVVDPNNLTSEDAQLSPFATSNILISVRDTGIGIEPEFQRTIFEQFRQVDQSSTRKHGGTGLGLAITEQLVLLMGGTIYLESAVDQGSTFTVELPPRLPQTKE